tttttatataaaaagggaGCAAACAACTTTCTAAGATTAAGGTATTGTTCAGTGAGAATGTGTTTGGTTTTATAGTTAAAAActttctttgaaaatttttatttttttttatgttttttgattgttttaatgtgctaatattaaaaataaattttaaaaaataataaaaatattatttaatctttttttcaagtgaaaataactttgaaaatcaattattactacaatcctaaataatatatatatatatatatatatatatatatatatatatgtttatgttttcaaaaatactaaattttgttttgcttgaatTGTTTTTGGATAATAAACAACCATCAAATACGAGATCTAAATCCACGcacaaaaaaactaatataatctAAAACTATGAACGAGGGGGGAggggatttgttttttcattgtcaCAGTTCAGATCACCATGGTTATCATTTTCTGGTCAACATATTTCCGTTGGTCACAATTCAACCATCACAAATCAGAAAATGGATAAAAGAGTGGCCGGAATACTGCAAAGTTGGTCACGGAGGTGTCTTTATTATTAGCAGAACAAATCAGCAGACATATTTAAAGATGGGAGCCTCTGTCCTGACCTGAGTAAGGAAGGGCTCGcattacattttgagaaaaagaaaaaagaatggctCACAATATAGCACGAAATTCTATTTACATTACGACACCATAGTAATTGGACTAATAGACAGAAGGGGCAAGAGAACATTAGGTGGCATTTGATGGATAAGAATCAGCAGCGGTGGTTGAGGCCTGTGATTGTTAAATCAGTGGTGGCGAGGAAGGACTCCGACTGTTTTTAGTGTCTCTGCATCATGAGGCCTGCAATGCACGTAACACTCTCCATCAGCATTATTGAATAAAGGATTGTTGCAATCTGATATCAACTGTCACGTGTTTAGGAAAGAATTGATCAATTGAGTTTGTTTTGCCAGGCTTAATCATACATGTTACAACAGCACAACAGGTGAGATCATTTATTCCTGAATTCGGGATATGCAATGAGATGCACAAATAACAATTTATTCAAGCATTAAATTGACTGAAATGTGAGATGAGGGGGAGAAGGTAAAGGTACTTGGTGATGGCATTAGCGCGGGTTGGATCAGGCAGGGTGGGATTATGTTCCTGGATGTGAGCAACCTTCCTGAGGAAtgattttttgagaaatttacTTGCATCAGCAACTACTGTATCAGGGTCGTCTACCTCAGCAATggattctctccttttcttgtttATACTAACTCCTGGGCTATGCACCAGCTGCTGCTTCATGGTGTGGAAGGCCATCGCAACTGCTACAG
This region of Populus alba chromosome 3, ASM523922v2, whole genome shotgun sequence genomic DNA includes:
- the LOC118054399 gene encoding uncharacterized protein — translated: MAFRATSQWRAVLSQLGQSRPFASSTAPKFATMAHNAAHHVPSSRYSATGEHAPFYVMAGMVTVAVAMAFHTMKQQLVHSPGVSINKKRRESIAEVDDPDTVVADASKFLKKSFLRKVAHIQEHNPTLPDPTRANAITKPHDAETLKTVGVLPRHH